One Nocardia huaxiensis genomic window, CGTCCTCGGGTAGTCGGCCCGACCGCGCGATCTGCGCTCCCAAGCCGTGCAGTGCCCGCTCGGCCCGCACCAACCGGGCAATGGACGCTCGCGCCGCCGACCGTAGCGGGGGCAGCCGCCGAGGCACGAATGTCGCCTGCGGCAGCGGCTCCTTGCGCATCTGCAGATACTTCTTGGCCGTGACAGCTGTTCCCGTCACCAAGGCGACCGCGCCGCCGCCGACCACGATCACGGCCCAGGCCGGAGCCGAAATCAGCACGAGTCCAACGGTTCCCGCGGTGGTCACCCCCGATGCGGTGCCGAGCCGGAGACTTCTGCGCCGGGTTCGGCGCCTGCGGCGCAACTCCCGCTCGCGTGGATCGGCCCACTTGCGCACGGCCACGAGCGCCTGCTCGCCCATGCCGCGCAAGGTATCCGGCAGGCGGCGAGCCAGCTCTTCGGGCTCGACTCCGGCGGGCGCGAGCACATCCCGCATTACCCGTCCGGCCCGGTCCCCGAGGCGCTCCCGCGCACCATCCTGCGCGGATCGCGAATCCCACGTACCCGCACCGGGATCGGCGGGGTTGTTGCCGCGACGCATCGAACGCCGTTCACGTGGGTCACTCGCGGCCGGGTCCGATTTGCGTCGCCGCAGTCTGCGGGCGGTCCGCTCCGCGGCGGCGTCGACTGCCCCCTGCGGGGCGCTCCGACGGCCGGGATCCGTCGACGAACCAACCTGGTCGTCGAAATACCCTGGTGGATAACCGATCTGCGGGTACGGCATGGTCGATGCCGGCCCGGACTGGGGCTGGTCCGGCGGGGGGAAGTGCGAGGTGGGGGTGCCGTACGCAGGGCGAGATCCGTGCGGGGCAGCGGATTCTCGGTCGCCGGGTGCGGTCACGCCGCCACGGTACCCGGGGGCACCGACATATCCGGGTCCGATCGGCTGCGACGGGTCGGTCCAGCTCGGCTGGGCGACCTGGCGACCGGGATAGGTCTGGGCGGAACGGGTTTCCGGCTGCACGGTCGGTTCGGCAGCGGCGGATTGCGGGCGGTACTCGGCGGTCTGCCCGACCGGCGACGCGATCTCGGGTGCGGGGTGCGTGCGATGCCGCGGGGAATCCGACTTCGACGTCGCGGGCCCGGTGGAAGTCGTTCCGGGGCTGGGGAATTGAGGAGCTTCGGGGGACTCGGGCGGGGCGGGCTGCGAGTTGGGGCCGAAGGGTGAGGGGAACAGGGTGGTGGGGTCGGGTGCTGCCGCCGGACGGGGTTTGCGGCGGAAACGCGCAGGGGAGACCGCGGACTGGTTGTCGGTCCGCGATCTCCCCATCGTGCAATGCCTTTCGTGCTCACCGCCATGCGAGCGGCGGGCGGTGCCTACTGCTGGGCGGCCTGGCCCTTGTTGACGTTGGGCTGGGCCGGGTTCGGGATGGCCTGCTGCTGGGACTGGCCGCCGGCGGGCAGGGCGTCGCCGCGCATGGAGGCGCGGATCTGCTCGAGGCGGCTGTGGCCGGCCATCTGGATGGAGGCCTGCTGGACCTCCATCATGCGGCCCTGGACGGAGTTGCCGGCCAGTTCGGCGGCGCCCAGCGCGTTGGCGTAGCGGCGCTCGATCTTCTCGCGCACCGCGTCCAGGCTGGGGGTGGTGCCGGGGGCGGACAGGGTGGAGTCCATCTGCTGCAGGGAGGCCGAGACCTGCTCCTGCATCTTGGCCTGCTCCAGCTGGGACAGCAGCTTGGTGCGCTCGGCGACCTTCTGCTGCAGCAGCATGGCGTTCTGCTCGACGGCCTTCTTGGCCTGGGCGGCGGCCTGCAGCGACTGATCGTGCAGCACCTTCAGGTCTTCGACGGCCTGCTCGGCGGTGACCAGCTGCGCGGCGAACGCCTCGGCGGCATTGGTGTACTGGATCGCCTTCTCGGTGTCGCCCGCGGCACTGGCCTGATCGGCCAGCATGACGGCCTGACGCGCATTGGCATTGAGCTTCTCGACCTCGTCGAGCTGCCGGTTCAGCTTCATCTCCAGCTGACGCTGGTTGCCGATCACCGACGCGGCCTGCTGGGACAGAGCCTGGTGCTGGCGCTGGGCCTCCTCGATGGCCTGCTGGATCTGAACCTTCGGATCCGCATGCTCCTCGATCTTCGAATCGAAGAGGGCCATCATGTATTTCCAGGCCTTCACGAACGGATTAGCCATCGATTGATCCCGCCTCCATGTGACGTACCGCGTGCCTTCACGCGATATGGTGCGCGACCGTCACGCACCCGGTTGTCCCTATCATCCACTGCGCGGCGGCATCCGGACTGTTCCGTAGCCGCCGCACGCCTCCGGCACGAAGCCTACCGAGAATTTATCCCTTTCGGCTCCAGCGCACAGTGTTCACTTGGCGGCCACCAGCACCAATCGATCCGACTTCGGGGCCGGAATGACGATGCGGGGGCCGAAACCTCCCTCGGTGCCGCGCACGGCGTCGCCGTCGCCACCCTTCGGGGTGACGGCCGCGCCCGCCACGGACAGCGACGTATTCGCCTTGGCGGCAGCCGCATTCGCCTTGTCGGTGGCGGCCATGGCGGCGCTCACATCGAAAAGCACCTGCGCCAGCGGCACATCCAGCGCCTGGCAGATGGCGGCCAGCAGCTCGCTGGATGCCTCTTTACGACCACGCTCGACCTCGGACAAGTAGCCCAGGCTCACCCGCGCGGAGGTCGACACCTCGCGCAAGGTCCGGCTCTGGGCGACCCGAGCGCGCCGCAGGCTTTCCCCGATCGCTTCTCGCAGCAGCGTCATCTCGTTCTCCTCACACTCGTCTCGCCGGACCCAGCGTCTGACTGGTCAACGTCCGGCGTCGGCCCCGCGTTCCCGAGTCTTACACCCGCTACTGACACTGCGGGTGAGTTCGGCGACCGCGTGGTGGACCGCGCCCAACCTGATCGTCCACCGGTCTCCCGCCAGTTTCAACCGGATGACCTCGGTGCCCTCGGGTCCGGCAATACCCAGGAATACCGTTCCCACCGGCTTGCCGTCCTGTGATTCGGGCCCGGCGACACCGGTGAGCCCGAGGCCCCAGTCCGCGCCGCAGCGGGTGCGCGCGCCCACCGCCAGCTGTTCGGCGGTGCTCGCGGCCACCGGTCCGTCGCTGGTCAGAGTGTCCGCACTCACATCGGCGAGGGTGTGTTTGAGGTCGGTGGCGTAGACGATCAGTCCACCCCGCAACACCGCGCTCGCACCCGGAATTCCCGCGATGGCGGCGGCCAGCAGACCCGCGGTGAGCGACTCGGCCGTGGCCACGGTCTGCCCGGAGGTTTTCAGCGCGGCCACCAGATCGGCGGCGGGGACGGCAGCGGTCAGCGGGTCGGCGAGGGGCTCAGGCGGCACGACGGCCGCCGGGCGAGCCGAACCAGAGCCGGGCCGCCTGGGCCACATAGTCGAGACCGGTGACGACTGTCAGCACCACGGCCACATACATCAAAGCCATTCCGGCGGTGGCGAATCCGCCGGACAGCGGAAGCAACAGCACGGCGATCGCCACCGACTGCACCAGCGTCTTGAGCTTGCCGCCGCGCCCGGCCGGGATCACGCCGCGCCGCACCACGGCCAGCCGCAGCAGGGTGACGCCGAGTTCGCGGGCCACGATGACGATGGTCATCCACCAGGGCAGATCGCCGAGCATGGACAGCCCGACCAGGGCGGCGCCGATGAGCGCCTTGTCCGCGATCGGGTCGGCGAGCTTGCCGAAATCGGTGACCAGACCGTATTTGCGGGCCAGCTGCCCGTCGATGCGGTCGGTGATGGCGGCGATGCCGAACAGCGCCGCGGCCGCCCAGCGCCAGTTCGTATCGTGGCCGCCGGCGGTGAACAGGGCCATGAGGAACAGCGGGACGATCACGATCCGCAGAATGGTCAGCACATTGGCGATGTTCATCAGCGGCACGGCCGCCGGTTCCACCAATCCCGCCGGTTCCACCGGGCCCGCGGCGGCGAAGCCGGACCGCACCGGAGCGGCCTCCCCCGATCGCGCCGGACCGGTGCCGGTCCAGCGCCCTTCCACCTCGTCACGCTGCACAGTCACCAGCACCCCCACCAGCCGTCGAACCGGCCATGGTTTCCGGACCATTCCGGTATGCGAGGGGACTGGATGTGCGACACACCGACAAGCCTATCGGTACCGGGGCCGACTACTGTGCACCCCATGACAACACGGGCACCCCACAGTGGTTCGGTCGGCGGCGAATCGGCATCCCAGCCGATCGTGCGCCGCGCCCGAACCTCGGATGTGCCCGCCATCAAACATCTCATCGATATCTACGCCGGTCGGATCCTGCTGGAGAAGAACCTGGTCACGCTGTATGAGGCGGTGCAGGAGTTCTGGGTCGCGGAACGCGACGGGCAGCTGCTGGGCTGCGGGGCGCTGCATGTGCTGTGGGCCGATCTCGGCGAGGTGCGCACGGTCGCGGTGCATCCGGATATCAAGGGCACCGGCGCGGGACACATGCTCGTGTCGCAGTTGATCACGGTCGCGCGGGAGCTGGAACTGCGGCGGCTGTTCGTGCTGACCTTCGAGGTCGACTTCTTCGCCCGGCACGGCTTCGTGGAAATCGAGGGCACTCCGGTCACGGCCGAGGTGTACGCGGAAATGTGCCGCTCCTACGACACCGGTGTCGCGGAATTCCTGGACCTGAGCTACGTGAAGCCCAATACGCTCGGGAATACCCGAATGCTCTTGACGCTGTAACCGTTTCGAACACCACTCCAGATCAGAAAGCGATGGCCCATGGCTGTTTTCGCCGTCCACTACGTCTACTCCGACGCGACCGTGCCGCAGCGCAACGAGTTCCGGCCCGAACACCGCGCCTGGCTGAACAACCTGGTCGACGAGGGCGTCGTGCTCACCAGCGGTCCGTACGCCAACGGCTCCGGCGCGCTGATCCTGGTCAAGGCCGAGGATCTGGAGTCGGTGGAGAAGCTGTTCACCAATGACCCGTTCGCCCGCGAGGGCCTGCTCGAGGACAAGCGGTTCGTCGAGTGGCTGCCGACCATGGGCGCCTTCAGCGCGTAGCCCGACAGATCCGAGAGCGCCGGTGCCTGCTGGGCACCGGCGCTCGATCGTTGCCGGGGGGCGGTGCGGTCAGCCGTAGAGTTCGGCGTCGGCTCGGGCCAGTTGCCGTTTGCCGACGAATTTCCAGAGCAGGCGGATGGGAGCGGGGAGCTCTTTCAGGAAGACACGGCGTTCTTCGGGGGTGGCCACGTCGAGGATGCGGGTGAGGGTGATCAGGCGTTTGTTCCTGGGGGTGCTGGTCATGCCGTGTTCGCCCAGCCGGTGCCATTCCGCGGCGGTGATGTGCCGGGCGACGATGGGGAGGAGTTCTTCCTCTTCGACGGTCATGTGTTCGTCGAGGACCGTGGCGAGTTGGTCGAGGCGGTCGGCCAGGTCCGCGCGGTAGGTGACGGGGTCGGCGGAGACGAGGGTCAGCAGGGTGGTCACCTGGCGCACGAGTTCGTCGACCTGGCCGTGCTGGTCCTGCATGAGCTGGATGCGCGCGAGGTCGTCGGGGGCGCGTTCACGCAGCAGCGGCCAGAGCAGTTCGTCCTCACCGGTGTGGTGAATGTGCAGGCGTTCCATGAGGTCTCGCACGTGGTCGACGACGAGCCGGATGCGGTCGTGGTCGCCCGCGCGCAGTCTGCGCACCAGGCCGGGCGCGGTGGCCAGGTCCTGCCGGAATCCGCGGTGTAGAACCGCCATCTGCTCGATGGCGGGCCCCTGCTCCCGTACCGTCACGTCCCCTCCTCGATTCGCCCGGTATCAGCCCTGTTCATCGTGACATCCGGGAATCGGCCCTCGATCGGATTCGGATAATCGCCCGGGCCGCCCGTTTGAGCGAACGTTCCATAACCGACGCGCGATCAAGCAGGAGACGACACGAGGGGGAAAACATGCGCGAAAACGAGCCGGTGACAGGCCATCTCACCGAGGTCACCAGCATCGACTTCATCCATCCGGCCCGCTGGGTGGAGCACAGCAACTTCGACATCTACGACGCCGCAGGCCGGCCGCTGGGCTCGATGGCGCCCATCGGCTCCACCTGGCAACGGTTGGCGGGCAGCATCCGCGAGGTGCGCGACCCGCACGGTGCGGTGACCCTGCTGCTCACCGAGAAGGTGGTGCGCTTCCGCAGCCGGATCCAGGTCGAACGCCCCGGCGTCGAACACCTCGGCGAGATCGTCGAACGCAGCGGCTGGAAGGTGGCGCTCGAACTGTTCACGGCGGGCGACAAAGTGGGCGAGATCATCGCCGACGCCCCGCGATCCTGGGACTTCCGGGTGTTCGACGCGCACGGTTCACAGCTCGGCACCATCGAACTGCGCCGCGTGCCACGGCATGGAATACCGGTGCGGCACTACATAATTCGAGTGCAGCTGCGCCCCCTTGTGCCGAAGCCGCTGGCGACCCTGGTCTTCACGGCGGCCCCCTACGTCTACCGGTCGGTGCAACGCCAGGAACGGGATTGACCGCCTACAGCCCGAGCCCGCGCGCCAGCACCGGCCAGGACGCGGCCAATTCGTCGTCCCAGTACCCCCAGGAATGCGTGCCGTACGGCCGCAGTGCGACGGTCACCGGGATCCCCAGTTCCGCCAGGCGATCGGCCATGGCCCGCGTGCACTGGTCCACCGCGAGCTCGATGAGACCGCCCACCAGAATCTGATTCGCCAGCGCGTCACCGCCGCCCACGAGATGCCGATCGCCGGGCCGATCGTAGGGGCCGGGCAGCCCATTGCCACTGGACATGTAGAGCTCCAGGCCGCGCAGCGCCTCCGCGTTCACATACGGATCGTTGGCCGCCCACATCGGATCGCCGGCGGGCCCGAACATGTTCGCCGCGTCGCCCCCGCTGTAGGCGACGGTGAGCCGGACGTAGGCCTGACCGATGGCATCGGAGATGCGCGCGCAGCCGCTGTAGGTGGCCGCGGCCCGGTACAGCCCCGGCTTGGCGATCGGCAGTTGCAGCACCGAGGTGCCCGACATCGACACTCCCGCAATGGCATTGCGGCCGTTCGCGCCGAGGGCCGCGTCGATCAGCGGCGGCAGTTCCTCGGTCAGATAGGTCTGCCATTTCATGACGCCGAGCCGCGGATCCGGCGCGCGCCAGTCCGCGTAATAGGAGCCCGCGCCGCCGATGGGCTGCACCACGTGCACGTTCTTGCCGGCGAGGAAACCGAGCACACCGGTGGCCTGGTCCCAGGAGCCGGGGCCCTTGCCGCCACTGCCGCCGCTGAGCAGATACAGGACCGGGCGCGCGACCGAGGTGTCGGCAGCCCGCTGCACCGCCACGGTGAAATCGGCGTTCATCGCGGCCGAGTGGACGGTGAGCTGCAGATGCCGGTCATCGATGCTGCGGCTGTCCACGATTCGCGCCCGATCCCGTGCGCCCGGTTCCGCTGCCGCCGCGCTCTCGAACACCGGCAGGGCGACCGCGACGGCGAGCACACCCATCCCGATCACCAAGGCCGCACTGCGCATCATCCAGCGGTATCGCACGTTGTCTTCCTGCTCCTGTTGCACTGCTTCCGAGTTGGCGGGGAGTTTGTCAGTGAGCTACTAACAGCAGGTTTCCGGCGGATTTCGGGAGATCGCTCTTCACACGCACCGCGGGTGACGCACCGCGTGCGGGTCGCCGCTGTGCGTTCCGGTTGCGAATTGACTCCGGGTTAATTTACCCTCCGGTCAATTCATTTCGGAGGGAGCGCGCGCGTGTCGACACGATCGTGGTGGGGCTGGGGCAATGTCGAGGACGCGGTGACCGGAGCCGAACGCGAAGCCCTGACGCGGCGGGTCGCGGCCCTGCTGCCGGGGGCCGATCTGAGCGTGCACGAAGCGCCCGATCCGAAGGATCTCGCCGTGCCCGAGCCGCGCATCCAGTTGCCGGGCACG contains:
- the pgsA gene encoding CDP-diacylglycerol--glycerol-3-phosphate 3-phosphatidyltransferase, which codes for MTVQRDEVEGRWTGTGPARSGEAAPVRSGFAAAGPVEPAGLVEPAAVPLMNIANVLTILRIVIVPLFLMALFTAGGHDTNWRWAAAALFGIAAITDRIDGQLARKYGLVTDFGKLADPIADKALIGAALVGLSMLGDLPWWMTIVIVARELGVTLLRLAVVRRGVIPAGRGGKLKTLVQSVAIAVLLLPLSGGFATAGMALMYVAVVLTVVTGLDYVAQAARLWFGSPGGRRAA
- a CDS encoding hemerythrin domain-containing protein; translation: MTVREQGPAIEQMAVLHRGFRQDLATAPGLVRRLRAGDHDRIRLVVDHVRDLMERLHIHHTGEDELLWPLLRERAPDDLARIQLMQDQHGQVDELVRQVTTLLTLVSADPVTYRADLADRLDQLATVLDEHMTVEEEELLPIVARHITAAEWHRLGEHGMTSTPRNKRLITLTRILDVATPEERRVFLKELPAPIRLLWKFVGKRQLARADAELYG
- a CDS encoding amino-acid N-acetyltransferase, which produces MTTRAPHSGSVGGESASQPIVRRARTSDVPAIKHLIDIYAGRILLEKNLVTLYEAVQEFWVAERDGQLLGCGALHVLWADLGEVRTVAVHPDIKGTGAGHMLVSQLITVARELELRRLFVLTFEVDFFARHGFVEIEGTPVTAEVYAEMCRSYDTGVAEFLDLSYVKPNTLGNTRMLLTL
- a CDS encoding PspA/IM30 family protein, with amino-acid sequence MANPFVKAWKYMMALFDSKIEEHADPKVQIQQAIEEAQRQHQALSQQAASVIGNQRQLEMKLNRQLDEVEKLNANARQAVMLADQASAAGDTEKAIQYTNAAEAFAAQLVTAEQAVEDLKVLHDQSLQAAAQAKKAVEQNAMLLQQKVAERTKLLSQLEQAKMQEQVSASLQQMDSTLSAPGTTPSLDAVREKIERRYANALGAAELAGNSVQGRMMEVQQASIQMAGHSRLEQIRASMRGDALPAGGQSQQQAIPNPAQPNVNKGQAAQQ
- a CDS encoding YciI family protein; amino-acid sequence: MAVFAVHYVYSDATVPQRNEFRPEHRAWLNNLVDEGVVLTSGPYANGSGALILVKAEDLESVEKLFTNDPFAREGLLEDKRFVEWLPTMGAFSA
- a CDS encoding CinA family protein, yielding MPPEPLADPLTAAVPAADLVAALKTSGQTVATAESLTAGLLAAAIAGIPGASAVLRGGLIVYATDLKHTLADVSADTLTSDGPVAASTAEQLAVGARTRCGADWGLGLTGVAGPESQDGKPVGTVFLGIAGPEGTEVIRLKLAGDRWTIRLGAVHHAVAELTRSVSSGCKTRERGADAGR
- the pspM gene encoding phage shock envelope stress response protein PspM codes for the protein MGRSRTDNQSAVSPARFRRKPRPAAAPDPTTLFPSPFGPNSQPAPPESPEAPQFPSPGTTSTGPATSKSDSPRHRTHPAPEIASPVGQTAEYRPQSAAAEPTVQPETRSAQTYPGRQVAQPSWTDPSQPIGPGYVGAPGYRGGVTAPGDRESAAPHGSRPAYGTPTSHFPPPDQPQSGPASTMPYPQIGYPPGYFDDQVGSSTDPGRRSAPQGAVDAAAERTARRLRRRKSDPAASDPRERRSMRRGNNPADPGAGTWDSRSAQDGARERLGDRAGRVMRDVLAPAGVEPEELARRLPDTLRGMGEQALVAVRKWADPRERELRRRRRTRRRSLRLGTASGVTTAGTVGLVLISAPAWAVIVVGGGAVALVTGTAVTAKKYLQMRKEPLPQATFVPRRLPPLRSAARASIARLVRAERALHGLGAQIARSGRLPEDDLTDTLETAASGSAALHALSEDLVAMERAAEALGPRNSPLADHVQSVAVRLDAGVVEFEGMVAAAARVLAVPESAAIADDLGWAMVHLRDAADRLDGWAQALTDLADDRYRANP
- a CDS encoding helix-turn-helix domain-containing protein yields the protein MTLLREAIGESLRRARVAQSRTLREVSTSARVSLGYLSEVERGRKEASSELLAAICQALDVPLAQVLFDVSAAMAATDKANAAAAKANTSLSVAGAAVTPKGGDGDAVRGTEGGFGPRIVIPAPKSDRLVLVAAK
- a CDS encoding alpha/beta hydrolase; this translates as MGVLAVAVALPVFESAAAAEPGARDRARIVDSRSIDDRHLQLTVHSAAMNADFTVAVQRAADTSVARPVLYLLSGGSGGKGPGSWDQATGVLGFLAGKNVHVVQPIGGAGSYYADWRAPDPRLGVMKWQTYLTEELPPLIDAALGANGRNAIAGVSMSGTSVLQLPIAKPGLYRAAATYSGCARISDAIGQAYVRLTVAYSGGDAANMFGPAGDPMWAANDPYVNAEALRGLELYMSSGNGLPGPYDRPGDRHLVGGGDALANQILVGGLIELAVDQCTRAMADRLAELGIPVTVALRPYGTHSWGYWDDELAASWPVLARGLGL